One Aegilops tauschii subsp. strangulata cultivar AL8/78 chromosome 7, Aet v6.0, whole genome shotgun sequence genomic window carries:
- the LOC109748555 gene encoding uncharacterized protein codes for MAASSSLPAAVPALLLALLLAAFAPELAAAASSRRPTHQPPPFPAGLAPLHQRRAASSSGRYAASAAAATDNGTAKPFTAHYFQQELDHFTFTPNASRLFSHKYLLNDTFWRRKPAAGPLFVYTGNEGDIEWFTTNTGFMFDIAPEFGALLVFIEHRFYGESKPFGNDSYKSADTLGYLTSTQALADFAVLITSLKQNLSAVDAPVVVFGGSYGGMLASWFRLKYPHVAMGALASSAPILQFDDITPWSSFYDAVSQDFKSESLNCFSVIKAVWDVLDYRGSNDSGLLELSKTFRACKTVRFPSSLSNWLWTAFTYTAMVDYPTPANFMMNLPAYPVKEMCKIIDSFPVGADVVEKAFTAASLYYNYTGDQKCFEMEGGDDPHGLSGWGWQACTEMVMPMTVSNESMFPPSGFSYEEKSEGCFASYEVRPRMNWITTEYGGHKIDKVLKRFGSNIIFSNGMRDPWSRGGVLKNISSSIIALVTEKGAHHLDFRSATKDDPDWVVEQRRQEVEIIHGWIDQYNKDIAQM; via the exons ATGGCCGCCTCTTCCTCGCTCCCCGCGGCCGTCCCGGCGCTGCTGCTGGCGCTCCTCCTCGCGGCGTTCGCGCCGGAGCTGGCCGCAGCGGCCTCCTCCAGGCGCCCCACCCACCAGCCCCCTCCTTTCCCCGCGGGACTCGCTCCCCTGCATCAGCGGCGGGCTGCGAGCTCGAGCGGCAGGtacgccgcctccgccgcggcGGCGACGGACAACGGCACGGCGAAGCCGTTCACGGCGCACTACTTCCAGCAGGAGCTGGACCACTTCACCTTCACGCCCAACGcctcccgcctcttctcccacaAGTACCTCCTCAACGACACCTTCTGGCGGCGGaagcccgccgccggcccgctgTTCGTGTACACCGGCAACGAGGGCGACATCGAGTGGTTCACCACCAACACGGGCTTCATGTTCGACATCGCGCCCGAGTTCGGCGCCCTCCTCGTCTTCATCGAG CATCGGTTCTACGGGGAGTCGAAGCCGTTCGGGAACGACTCGTACAAGTCGGCCGACACGCTGGGCTACCTGACGTCCACGCAGGCGCTAGCCGACTTCGCCGTCCTCATCACCAGCCTCAAGCAGAACCTCTCCGCCGTCGACGCCCccgtcgtcgtcttcggcggctCCTACGGCGGCA TGCTGGCATCATGGTTCAGGCTCAAGTACCCCCACGTCGCCATGGGAGCCCTGGCGTCCTCTGCACCGATCCTGCAGTTCGACGACATCACCCCGTGGTCTAGCTTCTACGACGCCGTCTCGCAGGACTTCAAG TCCGAGAGCCTGAACTGCTTCAGTGTCATCAAGGCGGTCTGGGACGTGCTCGATTACAGGGGATCCAACGACTCAGGGCTCCTGGAGCTCAGCAAAACCTTCAGGGCCTGCAA GACCGTGCGCTTCCCTAGTTCACTGTCCAACTGGCTATGGACGGCATTCACATACACAGCCATGGTGGACTATCCAACTCCAGCCAATTTCATGATGAATCTGCCTGCTTACCCTGTCAAAGAG ATGTGCAAGATCATTGATTCTTTTCCCGTGGGAGCAGACGTCGTCGAAAAAGCTTTCACGGCAGCGAGCCTGTACTACAATTACACAGGCGACCAGAAGTGCTTCGAGATGGAAGGTGGGGATGACCCCCATGGCCTCAGCGGCTGGGGCTGGCAG GCCTGCACAGAGATGGTCATGCCAATGACGGTGTCGAATGAGAGCATGTTTCCGCCATCCGGCTTCAGCTACGAAGAGAAGTCCGAGGGCTGCTTTGCCAGCTATGAGGTTCGCCCGAGGATGAACTGGATCACTACTGAATATGGTGGCCAT AAAATTGACAAAGTTCTCAAGAGGTTTGGGAGCAACATCATCTTCTCCAACGGGATGCGAGACCCGTGGAGTCGAGGGGG GGTTCTCAAGAACATATCATCCAGCATCATTGCTCTTGTCACAGAGAAAG GGGCCCATCATTTGGACTTCAGATCTGCAACCAAGGATGACCCAGACTGGGTTGTAGAACAAAGGAGACAGGAAGTTGAGATCATACATGGATGGATAGATCAGTATAACAAGGACATTGCACAGATGTAG